Proteins encoded in a region of the Coffea eugenioides isolate CCC68of chromosome 4, Ceug_1.0, whole genome shotgun sequence genome:
- the LOC113768091 gene encoding plant UBX domain-containing protein 10-like has protein sequence MSSMMRGNSRSSIESSCNGIVRRMVSLPRSILGGVSRAMGQGMDFIRIGGRRHHPHQHHHLPLATDFPFEQYPSSDPPVNDPFNQPSQNFQQQPMVQEEWAFLASLEQEYGTNHPFFYVCRFMDALKMAQEEHKFIFLYLHSPEHQFTPFFCRETLGSELVVQFLDANFISWGALANRGEGFHLASTLRVSNFPFCAVVAPASAGNLAVLRQIEGPVSPAELVEILQRTMEEQGLAFDSARANEEEKRRADRKLREEQDVAYVTALQRDQEKEKLRSFASEQRVSKAASASNSSNQEKTKPLPLKQQNNQIKDGPRAGGAMHKGNAQETKILIRFPNGERREHSFLSTDKVQAIFRYINSLGLPGVGGNYRLISNFPRKVFSVDQMGMTLTEAGLHPKASMFLELL, from the exons ATGTCATCAATGATGAGAGGAAATTCAAGATCATCAATTGAATCATCCTGCAATGGAATTGTTCGCAGAATGGTAAGCCTTCCCAGGAGCATTTTAGGGGGTGTTTCCAGAGCAATGGGACAAGGTATGGACTTTATTCGAATAGGAGGAAGAAGACACCATCCTCATCAACATCATCATCTACCATTAGCAACAGATTTTCCATTTGAGCAATATCCCTCATCAGATCCTCCCGTGAATGATCCATTCAATCAACCTTCACAGAATTTTCAGCAGCAACCGATGGTACAAGAGGAATGGGCATTTCTAGCAAGTCTGGAGCAGGAATATGGCACAAATCATCCATTTTTCTACGTTTGTCGGTTCATGGATGCTCTGAAGATGGCTCAAGAAGAGCACAAGTTCATTTTCCTGTACTTGCACTCCCCTGAGCACCAATTCACTCCCTTTTTCTGCAGGGAGACTTTAGGTTCTGAGCTGGTTGTTCAGTTTCTTGATGCAAATTTCATTAGCTGGGGAGCACTTGCAAACAGAGGGGAGGGGTTCCATTTGGCTTCAACATTAAGGGTCTCCAACTTCCCATTCTGTGCTGTGGTTGCTCCAGCTTCTGCTGGCAATTTAGCAGTTCTGCGACAG ATTGAAGGTCCAGTCTCCCCTGCTGAATTGGTGGAGATACTACAAAGGACCATGGAGGAGCAAGGACTGGCATTTGACAGTGCAAGGGCCAacgaggaagaaaaaagaagagcaGATCGTAAATTGAGAGAAGAACAAGACGTTGCCTATGTTACAGCCCTCCAGAGAGATCAG GAGAAGGAAAAGCTCAGGAGTTTCGCTTCAGAACAAAGAGTTTCAAAAGCTGCAAGTGCCTCCAATTCATCTAATCAAGAAAAAACCAAGCCACTTCCTCTAAAGCagcaaaacaaccaaatcaaGGATGGTCCAAGAGCAGGAGGAGCTATGCATAAAGGAAATGCTCAAGAAACCAAG ATATTGATAAGGTTTCCAAATGGGGAGAGAAGGGAACACAGCTTCTTGAGCACAGACAAGGTTCAAGCAATTTTTAGGTACATTAATTCATTAGGCTTGCCTGGAGTTGGCGGCAATTACAGGCTAATTTCTAACTTCCCAAGAAAGGTGTTTAGTGTTGATCAGATGGGAATGACGCTGACAGAGGCAGGCCTCCATCCAAAAGCTAGCATGTTCTTGGAGCTTCTTTGA